The Impatiens glandulifera chromosome 3, dImpGla2.1, whole genome shotgun sequence genome contains a region encoding:
- the LOC124932995 gene encoding binding partner of ACD11 1-like isoform X2, whose translation MSVKTAKVSNVSLGATLLDIKEFFSFSGDIEYVEFRSDNEMSQIAFVTFKDSQGAETAVLLSGATIVDQSVTVTLDPEYELPPAALAPLPAKTEDKAPEVGGSAFRKAEDVATSMLAKGFILGKDVIGKAKSFDEKHQLTSTASAKVASLDKKIGLSDKISSGTSAVGEKVREVDQKFQVSEKAKSAFTAAEEKVSGAGTAIMKNRYILTGTTWVTGTFNKVVAKTAGEVGTKTEEKVVVEKFEGNEKEVNVPQSS comes from the exons ATGTCG GTAAAAACTGCCAAAGTGAGCAATGTTTCTTTAGGGGCTACACTGCTAGACATAAAAGAGTTCTTCTCTTTTTCTGGTGATATTGAATATGTTGAATTCAGGAG TGATAATGAAATGTCCCAAATAGCATTTGTTACCTTCAAGGATTCACAAGGAGCAGAGACTGCAGTCCTACTTTCG GGTGCAACAATTGTTGATCAATCTGTGACGGTTACTCTTGATCCTGAATACGAGCTTCCACCTGCTGCTCTAGCACCACTGCCTGCT AAAACAGAAGATAAAGCTCCTGAAGTGGGTGGATCTGCATTTAGGAAGGCAGAAGATGTGGCTACAAGCATGCTAGCAAAAGGGTTCATCTTAGGAAAAGATGTGATAGGAAAAGCAAAATCCTTCGACGAAAAGCACCAACTAACTTCCACAGCTTCGGCTAAGGTGGCATCTCTAGACAAAAAGATCGGTCTTAGCGATAAAATAAGCAGTGGAACTTCTGCTGTTGGTGAGAAAGTGCGGGAAGTAGATCAGAAGTTTCAGGTTTCAGAGAAGGCTAAATCTGCTTTTACAGCTGCGGAAGAGAAAGTGAGCGGTGCAGGAACAGCAATAATGAAGAACCGATATATTTTGACTGGAACAACTTGGGTTACTGGTACTTTTAATAAGGTTGTTGCTAAGACGGCTGGAGAAGTTGGGACGAAAACCGAAGAGAAAGTGGTGGTTGAGAAGTTTGAAGGGAATGAAAAAGAGGTAAATGTTCCACAAAGTTCATGA
- the LOC124932995 gene encoding binding partner of ACD11 1-like isoform X1, protein MSVSNVKTAKVSNVSLGATLLDIKEFFSFSGDIEYVEFRSDNEMSQIAFVTFKDSQGAETAVLLSGATIVDQSVTVTLDPEYELPPAALAPLPAKTEDKAPEVGGSAFRKAEDVATSMLAKGFILGKDVIGKAKSFDEKHQLTSTASAKVASLDKKIGLSDKISSGTSAVGEKVREVDQKFQVSEKAKSAFTAAEEKVSGAGTAIMKNRYILTGTTWVTGTFNKVVAKTAGEVGTKTEEKVVVEKFEGNEKEVNVPQSS, encoded by the exons ATGTCGGTTAGTAAT GTAAAAACTGCCAAAGTGAGCAATGTTTCTTTAGGGGCTACACTGCTAGACATAAAAGAGTTCTTCTCTTTTTCTGGTGATATTGAATATGTTGAATTCAGGAG TGATAATGAAATGTCCCAAATAGCATTTGTTACCTTCAAGGATTCACAAGGAGCAGAGACTGCAGTCCTACTTTCG GGTGCAACAATTGTTGATCAATCTGTGACGGTTACTCTTGATCCTGAATACGAGCTTCCACCTGCTGCTCTAGCACCACTGCCTGCT AAAACAGAAGATAAAGCTCCTGAAGTGGGTGGATCTGCATTTAGGAAGGCAGAAGATGTGGCTACAAGCATGCTAGCAAAAGGGTTCATCTTAGGAAAAGATGTGATAGGAAAAGCAAAATCCTTCGACGAAAAGCACCAACTAACTTCCACAGCTTCGGCTAAGGTGGCATCTCTAGACAAAAAGATCGGTCTTAGCGATAAAATAAGCAGTGGAACTTCTGCTGTTGGTGAGAAAGTGCGGGAAGTAGATCAGAAGTTTCAGGTTTCAGAGAAGGCTAAATCTGCTTTTACAGCTGCGGAAGAGAAAGTGAGCGGTGCAGGAACAGCAATAATGAAGAACCGATATATTTTGACTGGAACAACTTGGGTTACTGGTACTTTTAATAAGGTTGTTGCTAAGACGGCTGGAGAAGTTGGGACGAAAACCGAAGAGAAAGTGGTGGTTGAGAAGTTTGAAGGGAATGAAAAAGAGGTAAATGTTCCACAAAGTTCATGA